The nucleotide sequence GAAGCCGGGCGAGCTGATGGCCCGGTTCCCCCCCGAAGCCCCCGAAGAGCCCGAGTCCTGGGACGCGATCGAGCGCGACCTCGACCGCCTCGTCGAGCCGAACCTGACGCACTGGCAGCACCCCGGCTTCATGGCCTACTTCGCCACGAACGGCTCGGTACCGGGGATCGTCGGCGAGACGCTCGCCGCCGGCTACAACCAGGTCGGCATCCTCTGGCGCTCCTCTCCCGCCTCGAACGAGATGGAGCAGGCGATGGTCCGCTGGCTCGCGAACCTCGTCGGGCTTCCGGTCGCGTTCGACGGGCAGCTCGCCGACACGGCGTCCACGGCCTCCCTCATCGCCCTCGCGGCCGCGCGCGAGCAGGCGTTTCCCGACGTGCGCAGGACGGGGCTCGCGGGCCTGCCATCCGCGGTCGTCTACTGCTCCGAGCTGGCGCACTCGTCCATCGACAAGGCCTGCGTCGTCCTCGGTCTCGGGACCTCGGGCCTCCGGAAGATCCCGACCGACGCGGAACATCGAATGGACCTGGCCGCCCTCGAAGCGGCCATCGCGGCGGACCGCGCGGCGGGACGCCGGCCGATCGCCGTCGTCGGCACCGCCGGGACCACCGCCGTCACGTCGGTCGACCCGCTTCCCGGCATCGCCGCCCTCTGCCGCCGCGAGGGGCTCTGGATGCACGTCGACGCCGCCTACGCCGGCGCCGCGGCGAGCCTTCCAGAGAAGCGGCCCCTCTTCGCCGGGTGGGAAGAGGCCGACTCGGTCGTCTGGAACCCGCACAAGTGGCTCTTCCTCCCGCTCGAGTGCACCGGCCTCTTCTTCCGGAGGATGGAGCGCGTGAGGAAGGCGTTCTCGGTCGTCCCGCAGTACCTCGAGACGCCTGAAGGGACCGCAGGCGTCCGCGAGTACATGGACTACGGCGTCCAGCTGGGACGGCGGTTCCGCGCCCTGAAGACCTGGATCACGCTTCGGACCTTCGGCGCCACGGGAATCCGCGAACGCCTCCGGGCACACATCGCCCTGGCAGAGAGGCTCGAAGCCGACCTCCGCCGCGAGCCCGACGTCGAGATCCTGGCGCCGGTCCCCTTCTCGGTCGTCGTCTTCCGCTATGCACCCTCGGACCTGTCGGAACCGGAGAGGGACGCCCTGAACCAGCGCGTGCTGGAGGCGGTGAACCGGGAGGGGCGCTTCTTCATCTCCCACGCGGTCGTCAAGGGCCGCTACGTCCTCCGGGCCGCCATCGGGAGCCTCCGAACAGAAGAGCGACACCTCGACGCCTTCCTCGAATCGGTCCGGGCCGCGCGGGCGGCCGTCGAAACATTGAAACCGTGAAGAGAGCGGCCCCGTAAATTCATCGAAGAGCCGGGGGGAGAACTGTGCCGGAAGCCGCCTGCGAGGGGCACGGGCTCGCAAGTCCCTCCGGGAGAGAAAGATGAGCCTCATAGAACCGAGCAACCGCACCGCGGACCTCTCCGCCCTGAAGATCCGGCGCGACTCCCGCCCCGATCGCGGGCGCTGGGTCCTCCCCACTATCGCGACGGTGATCGTCGTCCTGGTCGGCGCCGCTCTTGCCTGGAGCCGCGCGACCGGCACCACCTTCCGCGCGCCGGAGGTCTCCGTGACCCGCGTCGCCCTGGTGACGCCGACCCAGGCCTCGACCGTCCTCACCGCCTCGGGCTACATCGTCGCCAGGAGCAAGGCCGAGATCTCCCCGAAGTCGGTCGGGCGCGTCGCCTGGCTGAACCTCGAAGAGGGCCAGAAGGTGAGGAAGGGCGAGCTCGTCGCCCGCCTCGAGTCGCAGGAGCTGGAAGCCCAGCGCAGGCAGTACGCCGCTTCGCGCGAGCAGGCGCTGGCCGAGCTGGTCAACGCCCGCCTCGAGCGGCAGCGCGCCGCGACCCTTCTCAAGGACCTCGTCGGAAGCCAGCAGGCCTTCGACGCCGCCGACTCCCGCGTGAAGGCGCTCGAGGCCGGGGTCGCTTCGATCGAGGCGCAGGTGCGCTACGTCGAGGAGCTGATCAAGAACTCCGAGATCTACGCTCCGATCGACGGCGTCGTGACCGTGAAGAAGGCGTTCGTCGGCGAGACGGTTGCCCCGCAGGGCTTCGGCGGCGCCGGCTCCGCGGGGGCCACGTTCGCCGTCATCGTCGACCTCGGCTCCCTGGAGATGGAGGCCGACATCAACGAGCAGAACCTCGGGCGCCTCGCCATCGGCCAGCCCGCCGAAGTCGCCCTCGACGCGTACCCCGACAAGCCCTACAAGGCGCGCCTCCGGCAGATCGTGCCGACCGCGGACCGGCAGAAGGGCTCCGTGAAAGTGAAGATCGAGATTCTCGACCGGGACGCGCGGATCCTCCCCGAGATGTCGTGCCGGGTCGTCTTCCTGAACCCCGAGACGAAGGTCGACACGGAAGCGAAGCCGAAGGTGATGGTCCCCGCGGCGTCGGTCGTCGAGGTGGAAGGCAAGAAGGGGGTCCTCCTCGTGAAGGAGGGGACTGCCGTTTTCCGTCCGCTCCAGCTGGGAACGGAAACCGGGAGCCAGGTCGAGGTCGCCTCCGGCGTCGTGGGCGGCGAGGAGATCGTCGCCGAGGCGGCCGGTTCGAATGGAAAGACGGTGAAATGGCGGGCGGAGCAGAAGGTCCGCGTCAAGAAGGACTAGCGAGGAACGCATGGCCGAACCCCTGATCCGGATCGAGAACGTCGTCAAGCAGTACACCCGCGACACACAGGTCCTCACCGTCCTCGACGGCCTCTCGCTCGAGGTCGAGAAGGGGGACTTCGTCGCCCTCATGGGACCCTCGGGCTCCGGGAAGACGACGCTCCTCAACCTCATCGCCGGGATCGACCGGCCGACGAGCGGCCGCATCCTCGTTGGTCCGGACGAGGTCTCCTCGATGAGCGAGGGGGCCCTGGCGAAGTGGCGGAGCGAGCACGTCGGCTTCATCTTCCAGCTCTACAACCTCGTCCCGGTCCTGACGGCGTTCGAGAACGTCGAGCTGCCGCTCCTCCTCACGCGCCTCTCGAGGGCCGAGCGACGCAAGCAGGCGGAGACCGCCCTCGCGGTCGTTGCGCTCTCCGACCGGCTGGACCACTACCCCCGGCAGCTCTCGGGTGGCCAGGAGCAGCGCGTCGCCATCGCGCGGGCCATCGCGACCGACCCGACCCTCCTCGTCGCCGACGAGCCGACGGGCGACCTCGACGCGAAGTCGGGCGAGGAGATCCTCATCCTCCTCGAGAGGCTCCACAGCGAGTTCGGCAAGACGATCGTCATGGTCACGCACGATCCGAAGGCCGCCGCCCGGGCCCACCGGCTCGTCCACCTCGACAAGGGGGTCCTCAAGGAGGACGTGCGCGCGAAAGGCGAGAAGGGAGAGATCGGCATCGCGGCCGCCGCGGCGATCGCCGCCGGCAAGTAGCGCGTGAAGATCCTCCCGCTCGTCCTGAAGAACCTCCTGAGAAAGAAGACCCGGTCGCTCCTGACGATCGGCTCGATCGTCCTGCCGCTCTTCGTCATCTGCATCCTCGGGACGCTCCTCAGCGCGCTCGAGGCCGATCCCTCCGGCGGAAAGGGGATGTACCGGCTCATCGTCCGGCACAAGGTCTCCATCACGAACTGGCTGCCGGGCGCCTACGACCCGAAGATCCGGAACCTCCCCGGCGTCGTCGAGGCGATCCGGATGCAGTGGTTCGGCGGGTCGTACATCGACCAGTCGGCGAAGAACCAGTTCGCGCGCTTCTCCGTCACCGACGCCGACCGCCTCCTCAGGGTCTTCGACGAGGCGAAGGTCGTCGAGGGGAGCGAGGCGGAATGGGTGAGCGACCGCTCCGGCCTCCTCGTCGGCCGGCAGCTGATGAAGCGCTACGGCTGGAGACTCGGTCAGAAGGTCGCCTTCAAGGGGGACATCTACCCGATCACCCTCGAGCTGACGGTCCGTGCCGTCTTCTCGGCCGCCGACGAGAGCGGCGTCTACTTCCACCACCAGGCCGTCGAGGAGGCGCTCCCGCGCGTGAAGGGCTTCGTCGGCTGGTACTGGCTGAAGACCGATTCCATCGCCGCGACCGAGCGCGTCCCGAAGCAGATCGACGCGATGTTCGAGAACTCCTCGTACCCGACGCGGTCCGAGACGGAGAAGGAGTTCCAGAGCATGTGGGTCTCGATGCTCGGGAACGTCAAGCTCCTCGTCGGGTCGATCACGACGATCATCGCCGTCGTCATCCTCCTCATCGCCGCGAACACGATGGCGATGGCGGCCCGCGAGCGGGTCACCGAGATCGCCGTCCTGCGCGTCCTCGGTTTCACGAAGGAGAAGATCCTCGGCCTCGTCCTCGGCGAGAGCCTGGCGCTCTCCCTGTTCGGAGGGGTCCTGGGCGTCGGCCTCTTCGTGCTCCTGCTCCCCGGCTTCCGGGAGGGGCTCATGAACTCGCCGATGGCGGCCTTCGCCGCCGGCGTCCGCCTCTTCCCCGGGGTCCTCGCGATGGGCTTCGGCGTGACGGTCGCCGTGGGTCTCTTCGCAGGTCTCGTCCCGGCCATCCGCTCCGCAGAGAGGCCGATCACGGAAGGGCTGAGGCAGGTCGCGTAGCGATGGTAGCCATGGCGGTGAGCACGTGAAATTCATCCCCTACGTCTTCCGGAGCCTCTTCCGCAAGAAGACCCGCTCGATCCTGACGATCGGCTCGATCGTCCTCCCCTTCTTCGTCATCTGCGTCCTCGGAACGCTGCTGATGGCGCTCGACGCCGACCCCTCGGGCGGAAGAGGGATGTACCGCCTCGTCGTGAGGCACAAGGTCTCCCTCGCGAACTTCATCCCCGAGGCCTATCGCGAGCGGATCGCGCAGGCGCCGGGCGTGAAGGACGTGACGATCCTGAACTGGTTCGGCGGGCAGTACAAAGACAACCGCCCGGAGAACATGTTCGCCCGCTTCGGCTGCGAGCCGGAGAGCCTCCTCAGGATCTTCGACGAGGTGACGATCGTCGAGGGGACCCCCGCCGACTGGACCTCCGACCGCAGCGGCGCCCTCGTCGGCGAGCGCCTCATGAAGCGCTACGGCTGGAAGATCGGCGACAAGTTCGTGCTGAAGGGGGACATCTTCCCGGTCAACCTCGAGCTGACCGTGAGGGCCGTCTTCCGCGGCTCCGACGAGACCGGCGTTTACTTCGACCGCAGGGCGGTCGAGGAAGGGCTCCCCTGGGCGAAGGGGCAGGTCGGGACGTTCTGGATCAAGGCCGAGTCGGCCGAGGCGGCCCAGAGCCTTCCCCGCCTCGTCGACGCGATGTTCGAGAACTCCGCGGCCCCGACGAAGACGGAGACCGAGAAGGAGTTCCAGAACGGCTTCGTCTCGATGCTCGGGAACGTCCGAGCCGTCGTGACCGGCATTTCGACCGCGATCGCCCTCGTCATCCTCCTCATCTCGGCGAACACGATGGCGATGGCCGCCCGCGAGAGGGTCACCGAGATCGCCGTCCTGCGCACCCTCGGCTTCGGCAAGCCGCTCGTCCTCACCCTCATCCTCGCCGAGAGCCTCCTTCTCTCCGCCACGGGGGCCGTCGTCGGCCTCGGCCTCTTCCGCCTCGCCTTCCCGGTGCTCAAGGAGGGCCTCCTGAACTCGCCGATGGCCGGCTTCGCCGCCGGGATGCAGCTCTTCCCCGAGGTCCTCCTGACGGGCATCGGCGTCACCCTCTTCGTCGGCCTCGTCGCCGGGATCGTCCCGGCCATCCGCTCCGCCCAGCGCTCCATCCCCGACGGCCTCCGCCAGGTCGGGTAGAGAGAGGTATCGAACGTGCTCGGAATCCCGCTGAAGTACAACGTGAGAAACCTCTTCGTCCGGAAGGTCACGACGACGCTCACCGTCCTCGGCATCGCGCTCGTCGTGGCGGTCTTCCTCTGCGTCATGGCGCTCGGCGAGGGGCTGACGCGGGTCTTCACCGCGTCGGGCTCGGAGAAGAACGTCCTCGTCCTGCGCCAGAACTCGCAGTCGGAGCTGCAGTCGGGGATCGGGCGCGACCAGGCGCAGCTCGTGAGGGCACTGGCGGGCATCGAGAAGGACGCGGACGGCAAGCCGATCGTCTCCGCCGAGCTCGTCGTCGTCCTCAACCTCGACAAGCGCGACGGCGGCTCGTCGAACGTCACGATCCGCGGCGTCGAGGAGAAGGGAATGGCGCTCCGCCCGCAGATGAAACAGACCGAGGGGCGGATGTTCGTCCCGGGGACGTCGGAGGTCATCGTCGCCGAGAGCGTCGCGCGCCGGTTCAAGGGGGCGGAAGTCGGCGACGAGATCCGCTTCGGCGCCTACCGCTGGAAAGTCGTCGGACACTTCGACGCCGGCGGCACCGCGCCCGACAGCGAGATCTGGACCGACTCGGAAGGGATGCTCAACACGTTCCAGCGCGGCGGCTTCTCCTCGATCCTCGCACGGACGACCGACCGGGCCGCGCGCGACCAGTTCGTCGCCGGCGTCGCGGGGGACGCGCGCCTCGCCCTCGAGGGGAAGATCGAGCGGGCCTACTACGACGAGCAGACGGCGACGGCCGCTCCGATCAAGTTCCTCGGCTTCTTCGTCGGCATCGTCATGGCCATAGGCGCCTGCTTCGGCGCGATGAACACGATGTACGCGGCGGTCTCCTCCCGGACGCGCGAGATCGCGACGCTGAGGGCCCTCGGCTTCTCGCGGCTCTCGATCCTCGTGTCGTTCGTCCTCGAGTCGATCGCCCTCGCGTTCATCGGGGGCGTGGTCGGCTGCGCGCTGGCGTTTCTCCTCGTGAAGGTCGCCCTCTCGGGCGTCACCGGCACGACGAACTTCGCGACGTTCGCCGAGGTCGTCTTCGCCTTCCGCCTGACGCCCCAGCTCCTCGTGACGGGAATCGTCTTCTCGCTCGTGATGGGATTCTTCGGCGGCCTCTTCCCGGCGGGCCGGGCGGCCTTCACGAAGATCACGGCGGCACTGCGTCAGGTGGGCTGACTCAGCCCCGTCCCCCCGGCCGCGGCGGGTCTCGAGCGTCCGGGGTCCGAGGGCCGGGGGAAGCGGCGGGACCTACCGACCCGTCGACCAGGCGTAGGCCGCGTCGGAGGCGCGATCGAACGCGACGAACGTGCGCAGGGGTACCGCCCGGCCTGCTCCGGAGTAGACGTCGGCCGCGAGGACCGTCGTCTCCCGCGCGGGGACGACCTGGACGAGCCCCCGGAACCACCAGTCGGCTCCCTGCGGGGCTCGAAACGTCAGCGTCGCCACCTGTCCGTCCGGGATGCGCAGCAGCTCGGCTTCGAGGAGCCGACGGTCCGTCTCGGGGAGACGGAACCGGAGCCAGAAGGCGCCGCTCCCGTCGTCGGACTGGACCTTGAGCTCCGTCGCCGACGGGGGTACCCAGGCCGGCACCGCGCCTCCCGCCTCCACACGGTTTCCGAAGGCGGAGGTCGCCGGGTCACCCCCTCCGCACGCGGACACCGCCCCGAGCAGGACGAGGGCCAGAGAGACGGCGAGGCGGCGCGTCACCGCGCTACTGGCACTTGCCGACGTTGTCGCGGACGTACTCCGCGATCGTCCCCTTCTTCACCCTGGAGCGAAGATCGTCCAGGAGGGGCCAGCGCCAGCGGGGCTTCTGCTTCAGCAGGCTCTCGTAGAGGCGAATCGTGCTCTCCAGCCCGCCGACGAAGATCGCCTCGCGATCCGCGGCCTTGTCGGGGTTCTGGATCGCCCACGCGGCGTTCCCGAAGTAGAGCTGCCCGATGATCTCGGGCGCCCCGTTCCGGCCCTGGCCGTTCAGCGGCTCCAGGAGCTCCGGGCACGTCGAGATGAAGAGGTCGGGCGCGTTGACGATGAAGTTCGTCAGCCATTGCCGGGCGTTCTCGGCACCCGAGGCGAGCGGGTCGTCCTCGAGCTGCTTGACGAGAGCCAGTGCCTGCGCCTTGTCCTCCGCGGAGGAGGCGGTGGCGTCCTGCGCGAAGCACGGGGCGGCGGCGACGAGGGCGATCAACAGGGCCGGCAGCGTGTGACGCATGATGGAGAACCTCTTCATGGGATCGTTACTATGCCTGAAAAGCGGCTTCACTTCACGCGGGGACCGCCGGGGGCGCCTCGTGCCGGGTGACGGCGCCCCTTCGGACCCGTCTCAGCTCGGCGACCGGACGAGGAGAGCGGCGAGAAGCCCGGCGAGGACGAGGGAACCGAGGAGGCAGAGCCCGAGAAGCCAGAGGTCGATCCGGCCGTAGCCGGGCAGGGCGGGCATCCGGCGTGCGAGGAAGAGGCCGAGGACCGAGAGGCCGAGAATCAGGACGGCCGGTACCCCCACCAGCACCCATG is from Holophagales bacterium and encodes:
- a CDS encoding efflux RND transporter periplasmic adaptor subunit — protein: MSLIEPSNRTADLSALKIRRDSRPDRGRWVLPTIATVIVVLVGAALAWSRATGTTFRAPEVSVTRVALVTPTQASTVLTASGYIVARSKAEISPKSVGRVAWLNLEEGQKVRKGELVARLESQELEAQRRQYAASREQALAELVNARLERQRAATLLKDLVGSQQAFDAADSRVKALEAGVASIEAQVRYVEELIKNSEIYAPIDGVVTVKKAFVGETVAPQGFGGAGSAGATFAVIVDLGSLEMEADINEQNLGRLAIGQPAEVALDAYPDKPYKARLRQIVPTADRQKGSVKVKIEILDRDARILPEMSCRVVFLNPETKVDTEAKPKVMVPAASVVEVEGKKGVLLVKEGTAVFRPLQLGTETGSQVEVASGVVGGEEIVAEAAGSNGKTVKWRAEQKVRVKKD
- a CDS encoding FtsX-like permease family protein, with amino-acid sequence MKILPLVLKNLLRKKTRSLLTIGSIVLPLFVICILGTLLSALEADPSGGKGMYRLIVRHKVSITNWLPGAYDPKIRNLPGVVEAIRMQWFGGSYIDQSAKNQFARFSVTDADRLLRVFDEAKVVEGSEAEWVSDRSGLLVGRQLMKRYGWRLGQKVAFKGDIYPITLELTVRAVFSAADESGVYFHHQAVEEALPRVKGFVGWYWLKTDSIAATERVPKQIDAMFENSSYPTRSETEKEFQSMWVSMLGNVKLLVGSITTIIAVVILLIAANTMAMAARERVTEIAVLRVLGFTKEKILGLVLGESLALSLFGGVLGVGLFVLLLPGFREGLMNSPMAAFAAGVRLFPGVLAMGFGVTVAVGLFAGLVPAIRSAERPITEGLRQVA
- a CDS encoding ABC transporter permease, whose protein sequence is MLGIPLKYNVRNLFVRKVTTTLTVLGIALVVAVFLCVMALGEGLTRVFTASGSEKNVLVLRQNSQSELQSGIGRDQAQLVRALAGIEKDADGKPIVSAELVVVLNLDKRDGGSSNVTIRGVEEKGMALRPQMKQTEGRMFVPGTSEVIVAESVARRFKGAEVGDEIRFGAYRWKVVGHFDAGGTAPDSEIWTDSEGMLNTFQRGGFSSILARTTDRAARDQFVAGVAGDARLALEGKIERAYYDEQTATAAPIKFLGFFVGIVMAIGACFGAMNTMYAAVSSRTREIATLRALGFSRLSILVSFVLESIALAFIGGVVGCALAFLLVKVALSGVTGTTNFATFAEVVFAFRLTPQLLVTGIVFSLVMGFFGGLFPAGRAAFTKITAALRQVG
- a CDS encoding ABC transporter permease; protein product: MKFIPYVFRSLFRKKTRSILTIGSIVLPFFVICVLGTLLMALDADPSGGRGMYRLVVRHKVSLANFIPEAYRERIAQAPGVKDVTILNWFGGQYKDNRPENMFARFGCEPESLLRIFDEVTIVEGTPADWTSDRSGALVGERLMKRYGWKIGDKFVLKGDIFPVNLELTVRAVFRGSDETGVYFDRRAVEEGLPWAKGQVGTFWIKAESAEAAQSLPRLVDAMFENSAAPTKTETEKEFQNGFVSMLGNVRAVVTGISTAIALVILLISANTMAMAARERVTEIAVLRTLGFGKPLVLTLILAESLLLSATGAVVGLGLFRLAFPVLKEGLLNSPMAGFAAGMQLFPEVLLTGIGVTLFVGLVAGIVPAIRSAQRSIPDGLRQVG
- a CDS encoding amino acid decarboxylase, whose product is MNGDFPPDTLRAWGGAAIERLARYFETIESRPVLARTKPGELMARFPPEAPEEPESWDAIERDLDRLVEPNLTHWQHPGFMAYFATNGSVPGIVGETLAAGYNQVGILWRSSPASNEMEQAMVRWLANLVGLPVAFDGQLADTASTASLIALAAAREQAFPDVRRTGLAGLPSAVVYCSELAHSSIDKACVVLGLGTSGLRKIPTDAEHRMDLAALEAAIAADRAAGRRPIAVVGTAGTTAVTSVDPLPGIAALCRREGLWMHVDAAYAGAAASLPEKRPLFAGWEEADSVVWNPHKWLFLPLECTGLFFRRMERVRKAFSVVPQYLETPEGTAGVREYMDYGVQLGRRFRALKTWITLRTFGATGIRERLRAHIALAERLEADLRREPDVEILAPVPFSVVVFRYAPSDLSEPERDALNQRVLEAVNREGRFFISHAVVKGRYVLRAAIGSLRTEERHLDAFLESVRAARAAVETLKP
- a CDS encoding ABC transporter ATP-binding protein, encoding MAEPLIRIENVVKQYTRDTQVLTVLDGLSLEVEKGDFVALMGPSGSGKTTLLNLIAGIDRPTSGRILVGPDEVSSMSEGALAKWRSEHVGFIFQLYNLVPVLTAFENVELPLLLTRLSRAERRKQAETALAVVALSDRLDHYPRQLSGGQEQRVAIARAIATDPTLLVADEPTGDLDAKSGEEILILLERLHSEFGKTIVMVTHDPKAAARAHRLVHLDKGVLKEDVRAKGEKGEIGIAAAAAIAAGK